The following coding sequences lie in one Nitratireductor mangrovi genomic window:
- a CDS encoding DUF2189 domain-containing protein, translating into MASFHVFAGAQKTIAHPKVRQIGIQDVIDALRLGFEDFWEKPSHYVFLCLIYPIVGIVLLTWASGGNALQLLFPLMSGFALLGPFAAIGLYEMSRRRELDLDTSWTHALEVRKSPAIPSIVAVGALLVVLFLVWLYSAQALYAWLFGTGQPQSIGAFLSNLFTTQQGWTLIIVGNVVGFLFALVVLATTVIAFPLLLDRDVGAYAAIETSARAVLANPVPMLFWGLIVAVALVVGSLPLLAGLAVVIPVLGHSTWHLYRKAIVSTGKPARKSKAAARK; encoded by the coding sequence ATGGCGAGCTTTCACGTATTTGCAGGAGCCCAGAAGACGATCGCGCATCCCAAGGTGCGGCAGATCGGAATCCAGGACGTCATCGACGCCCTTCGGCTCGGTTTCGAGGATTTCTGGGAAAAACCCTCGCACTACGTGTTCCTGTGCCTGATCTATCCGATCGTCGGCATCGTGCTTCTGACCTGGGCTTCCGGCGGCAACGCGCTGCAATTGCTGTTCCCGCTGATGTCCGGCTTCGCGCTGCTCGGCCCCTTCGCCGCTATCGGGCTTTACGAGATGAGCCGCAGGCGCGAACTCGACCTCGACACCTCGTGGACGCATGCGCTCGAGGTGCGCAAGTCGCCGGCGATCCCGTCGATCGTCGCGGTGGGAGCGCTGCTGGTGGTGCTGTTCCTGGTCTGGCTCTATTCCGCACAGGCCCTCTACGCATGGCTCTTCGGCACCGGCCAGCCGCAATCGATCGGTGCCTTCCTGAGCAATTTGTTCACCACGCAGCAAGGCTGGACCCTGATCATCGTCGGCAACGTGGTCGGCTTCCTGTTCGCGCTGGTGGTGCTTGCTACGACCGTGATCGCCTTCCCGCTGCTGCTCGACCGCGACGTCGGCGCCTATGCGGCGATCGAGACCTCGGCCCGCGCCGTGCTCGCCAACCCGGTGCCAATGCTGTTCTGGGGGCTGATCGTGGCCGTGGCGCTGGTGGTCGGTTCGCTGCCGCTTCTTGCCGGCCTCGCCGTCGTCATCCCGGTCCTCGGCCACTCGACCTGGCATCTCTATCGCAAAGCGATCGTTTCGACCGGCAAGCCGGCGCGCAAGAGCAAGGCCGCCGCCAGGAAATAG
- a CDS encoding cytochrome C oxidase subunit IV family protein translates to MTASSGHGHEHAAKAATAGSHAEGQQHPIRIYLVVWFWLFVLSACSYFVDYIHLEGLLRWSLILIFMVLKAGLIVAVFMHMVWERPALSWAILLPPVAVLVFVAIMVIESDYTALTRTVFFSGGG, encoded by the coding sequence ATGACGGCATCATCCGGTCACGGCCATGAACATGCGGCGAAGGCCGCCACCGCCGGCTCGCACGCCGAAGGCCAGCAGCACCCTATCCGCATCTATCTGGTGGTCTGGTTCTGGCTGTTCGTGCTCAGCGCCTGCTCCTACTTCGTGGATTACATCCATCTCGAAGGGCTGCTGCGCTGGAGCCTGATCCTGATCTTCATGGTGCTGAAGGCCGGGCTGATCGTCGCCGTCTTCATGCACATGGTATGGGAGCGTCCGGCCCTTTCCTGGGCAATCCTGCTGCCGCCGGTGGCCGTGCTGGTGTTCGTCGCGATCATGGTGATCGAATCCGACTACACCGCACTGACCAGAACCGTGTTCTTCTCCGGTGGCGGGTAA
- a CDS encoding heme-copper oxidase subunit III family protein, which translates to MADTAHTASNRPSGLKGIAADWSADQRAFKSASWGKSMMWIFLLSDTFIFGCFLLSYMTARMSTTVPWPNASEVFGLHVGGVSVPLLLIAIMTFVLISSSGTMAMAVNAAYRRDKKWTVILILFTALMGATFVGMQAFEWSKLISEGVRPWGNPWGAAQFGSTFFMITGFHGTHVTIGVIFLLIVARKVWRGEYDRGDKGFFTSRPGDYEHVEIMGLYWHFVDLVWVFIFAFFYLW; encoded by the coding sequence ATGGCCGATACCGCACATACCGCATCGAACCGCCCCAGCGGATTGAAGGGCATCGCCGCCGATTGGTCGGCCGACCAGCGCGCGTTCAAGAGCGCGAGCTGGGGCAAGTCGATGATGTGGATCTTCCTGTTGTCGGATACCTTCATCTTCGGCTGTTTCCTGCTCTCCTACATGACGGCGCGCATGTCGACGACGGTGCCGTGGCCGAATGCCAGCGAGGTGTTCGGGCTGCATGTCGGCGGCGTCAGCGTGCCGCTGCTCCTGATCGCGATCATGACCTTCGTCCTGATCTCGTCGAGCGGCACCATGGCCATGGCCGTCAACGCGGCCTACCGGCGCGACAAGAAATGGACCGTGATCCTGATCCTGTTCACCGCACTGATGGGCGCGACCTTCGTCGGCATGCAGGCCTTCGAGTGGTCGAAGCTGATCTCGGAAGGCGTCAGGCCCTGGGGCAATCCATGGGGTGCGGCGCAGTTCGGTTCGACTTTCTTCATGATCACCGGCTTTCACGGCACCCATGTCACCATCGGGGTCATCTTCCTTTTGATCGTGGCGCGAAAGGTATGGCGCGGCGAATATGACCGCGGCGACAAGGGCTTCTTCACCAGCAGGCCCGGCGACTATGAGCATGTCGAGATCATGGGTCTCTACTGGCACTTCGTCGACCTGGTCTGGGTCTTCATCTTCGCGTTCTTCTACCTGTGGTGA
- a CDS encoding cytochrome c oxidase subunit 3: MSVILVFLMVVLGVAGWWLLQQRITSKPWLEQGIPAAYPDGDVTHQPTAKIALVVFLAVVGALFALFASAYFMRMEYVDWQAPPFPRVLWLNTGILLLASIALHLAVMAARKGHQDTLRLALVTAALTTLAFLVGQLMAWRELSLEGYLLDGNPANSFFYLITGLHGLHIVGGIVALSRTTTSAFRGAHDEKLTLGVELCAMYWHFLFIVWLAMFVVLAGWASDFIAVCRQFLI; this comes from the coding sequence ATGAGCGTCATCCTCGTCTTTTTGATGGTCGTGCTTGGCGTGGCCGGCTGGTGGCTGCTACAGCAGCGCATCACTTCGAAGCCGTGGCTGGAGCAGGGCATTCCGGCGGCGTATCCCGACGGTGACGTCACCCATCAGCCGACGGCCAAGATCGCGCTGGTGGTTTTCCTCGCGGTGGTCGGCGCACTCTTCGCGCTGTTCGCCAGCGCCTATTTCATGCGCATGGAGTATGTCGACTGGCAGGCGCCGCCATTCCCGCGGGTGCTGTGGCTCAATACCGGCATCCTGCTTCTGGCAAGCATCGCCCTGCATCTGGCGGTCATGGCCGCGCGCAAGGGTCATCAGGACACTCTGCGGCTGGCGCTGGTGACGGCGGCGCTTACCACGCTCGCCTTCCTCGTCGGCCAGTTGATGGCGTGGCGCGAGCTGTCGCTGGAGGGCTATCTGCTCGACGGCAACCCGGCCAACAGCTTCTTCTACCTGATCACCGGACTCCACGGGCTACACATCGTCGGTGGCATCGTGGCGCTGTCGCGTACCACGACAAGCGCCTTTCGCGGCGCCCATGACGAGAAGCTGACACTCGGCGTCGAACTTTGCGCCATGTACTGGCATTTCCTGTTCATCGTCTGGCTGGCCATGTTCGTGGTGCTGGCCGGCTGGGCGAGCGATTTCATCGCCGTCTGCCGTCAATTCCTGATCTGA
- a CDS encoding cytochrome c oxidase subunit I, which yields MADVTPHQADDVISPAEVPDVELYHPKSWWTTYVFSQDAKIIAIQYSATATAIGLVALALSWLMRLQLGFPGTFDFITPEAYYQFITMHGMIMVIYLLTALFLGGFGNYLIPLMVGARDMVFPYVNMLSFWIYLVAVLVLVVSFFAPGGPTGAGWTLYPPQAILGGTPGGQDWGIILMLVSLILFIIGFTMGGLNYAVTVLQGRARGMTLMRMPLTVWGIFTATVMALLAFPALFVAAVMMLFDRLLGTSFFMPALVELGQQLEYGGGSPILFQHLFWFFGHPEVYIVALPAFGIVSDLISTHARKNIFGYRMMVWAIVIIGALSFIVWAHHMYVSGMHPWFGFFFATTTLIIAVPTAIKVYNWVLTLWRGDIHLTIPMLFALAFIVTFVNGGLTGLFLGNVVVDVPLSDTMFVVAHFHMVMGVAPILVIFGAIYHWYPKMSGRMLNEWMGQFHFWVTFIGAYAIFFPMHYVGLVGVPRRYPDISGTSFIPESVNTLNAFISVAALIVGFAQIVFLFNLVWSLRFGREAGGNPWRATTLEWQTPTTPPPHGNWGDKLPIVYRWAYDYSVPGAPEDFIAQNDPGPGGREAPA from the coding sequence ATGGCCGATGTCACACCTCATCAAGCAGACGATGTCATTTCGCCTGCCGAAGTTCCCGACGTCGAGCTCTATCACCCCAAGAGCTGGTGGACGACCTACGTCTTCTCCCAGGACGCCAAGATCATCGCCATCCAGTATTCCGCCACGGCGACGGCGATCGGCCTCGTGGCGCTTGCGCTGTCCTGGCTGATGCGCCTGCAGCTCGGTTTTCCGGGCACGTTCGATTTCATTACGCCGGAAGCCTATTACCAGTTCATCACCATGCACGGCATGATCATGGTGATCTACCTGCTCACGGCGCTCTTCCTCGGCGGTTTCGGCAACTACCTGATCCCGCTGATGGTCGGCGCGCGCGACATGGTCTTTCCCTATGTCAACATGCTGAGCTTCTGGATCTATCTGGTCGCCGTTCTGGTGCTGGTGGTCAGCTTCTTCGCGCCCGGCGGGCCGACCGGCGCCGGATGGACGCTCTATCCGCCGCAGGCGATCCTTGGCGGGACGCCAGGCGGCCAGGACTGGGGCATCATCCTGATGCTGGTGTCGCTGATCCTGTTCATCATCGGCTTCACCATGGGCGGCCTCAACTACGCCGTCACCGTGCTGCAGGGCCGCGCGCGCGGCATGACGCTGATGCGCATGCCGCTCACCGTCTGGGGCATCTTCACCGCCACCGTCATGGCGCTGCTCGCCTTCCCGGCGCTGTTCGTGGCCGCGGTGATGATGCTGTTCGACCGCCTGCTTGGCACCTCCTTCTTCATGCCGGCGCTGGTCGAACTCGGCCAGCAGCTCGAATATGGTGGCGGCAGCCCGATCCTTTTCCAGCACCTGTTCTGGTTCTTCGGCCATCCAGAGGTCTACATCGTCGCTCTGCCCGCCTTCGGCATCGTCTCCGACCTGATCTCGACGCATGCGCGCAAGAACATCTTCGGTTACCGCATGATGGTGTGGGCAATCGTCATCATCGGCGCGCTGTCCTTCATCGTGTGGGCACACCACATGTATGTCTCGGGCATGCATCCCTGGTTCGGCTTCTTCTTCGCCACCACGACGCTGATCATCGCGGTGCCGACCGCCATCAAGGTCTACAACTGGGTGCTGACCCTCTGGCGAGGCGATATCCACCTCACCATCCCGATGCTGTTTGCGCTCGCCTTCATCGTCACCTTCGTCAATGGCGGGCTCACCGGGCTGTTCCTCGGCAATGTCGTGGTCGACGTGCCGCTGTCGGACACCATGTTCGTGGTCGCGCACTTCCACATGGTGATGGGCGTGGCGCCGATTCTGGTCATCTTCGGCGCCATCTATCACTGGTATCCCAAGATGTCGGGCCGGATGCTCAACGAGTGGATGGGCCAGTTCCACTTCTGGGTCACCTTCATCGGCGCCTACGCGATCTTCTTCCCGATGCATTATGTCGGGCTGGTGGGCGTGCCGCGGCGCTATCCCGACATCAGCGGCACATCGTTCATTCCCGAGTCCGTCAATACGCTCAACGCCTTCATCTCGGTCGCGGCCCTGATCGTCGGCTTCGCGCAGATCGTGTTCCTTTTCAATCTGGTCTGGAGCCTGCGCTTCGGCCGCGAGGCGGGCGGCAATCCGTGGCGGGCGACGACGCTCGAGTGGCAGACGCCGACCACGCCGCCGCCACACGGCAACTGGGGCGACAAGCTGCCGATCGTCTATCGCTGGGCCTATGACTACAGCGTGCCCGGCGCGCCGGAGGACTTCATCGCCCAGAACGATCCCGGTCCGGGTGGCAGAGAGGCGCCGGCATGA
- a CDS encoding cytochrome c oxidase subunit II encodes MAVALVLVLVVAGSVLFHMLSPWWWTPIASNWGYIDTTLVITFWITGVVFAAVVLFMAYCVYKFRHREGHKADYEPESRKLESWLTGLTALGVAAMLAPGLIVWYQFVTVPEDATEIEVVAQQWQWSYRLPGADGKLGTSNARLINFENPLGVDPEDANGQDDVIIEAGDLHLPIDKPVKVLLRSIDVLHDFYVPEFRAKMDMVPGMVTYFWFTPTRTGTFDVLCAELCGTGHGYMRGIVVVDTEEDYQAWLAEQSTFAQLSSPEKVSAAEDVRP; translated from the coding sequence ATGGCCGTAGCGCTCGTACTCGTTCTCGTTGTCGCCGGCTCGGTACTTTTTCACATGCTGAGCCCTTGGTGGTGGACGCCCATTGCCTCGAACTGGGGCTATATCGACACCACGCTCGTCATCACCTTCTGGATCACAGGTGTTGTCTTCGCGGCGGTCGTGCTGTTCATGGCCTACTGCGTCTACAAGTTCCGGCACCGTGAGGGCCACAAGGCCGATTACGAGCCGGAAAGCCGCAAGCTCGAATCCTGGCTGACCGGTCTGACCGCGCTCGGCGTGGCGGCGATGCTCGCGCCGGGGCTGATCGTCTGGTACCAGTTCGTTACAGTGCCGGAGGACGCGACCGAGATCGAGGTGGTCGCCCAGCAATGGCAGTGGAGCTACCGGCTGCCCGGCGCCGACGGCAAGCTCGGCACGTCGAATGCCAGGCTGATCAACTTCGAAAACCCGCTCGGCGTCGACCCTGAGGACGCCAACGGTCAGGATGACGTCATCATCGAGGCGGGCGACCTGCACCTTCCGATCGACAAGCCGGTCAAGGTGCTGCTGCGCTCGATCGACGTACTGCACGATTTCTACGTGCCCGAATTCCGCGCCAAGATGGACATGGTGCCGGGCATGGTGACCTATTTCTGGTTCACGCCGACGCGCACCGGCACCTTCGACGTTCTGTGTGCCGAGCTGTGCGGGACCGGCCACGGTTACATGCGCGGCATTGTCGTCGTCGACACGGAAGAGGACTATCAGGCCTGGCTCGCGGAGCAGTCGACCTTTGCGCAATTGTCGTCGCCAGAAAAGGTGAGCGCTGCGGAGGATGTCCGTCCGTGA